The genomic region CATAGAAGCCGTGTTGAAGGTCTCGGGGATGGATTCTAAGGCGAGGTCCTGCAGCGATTCTCTAATCAAGTCGCATGGTTAGCAGCCAAAAGGCCAACAGAGGCCTCTAGCATATGAAATCTGAGCTGCGTTCTGCATGCTGTGGTGCAAAAGAGGCTGAAATCGTCCACTGCTGAAGGCACCTGCCTCTGCTCGGCTACTGAAGCGTACCTGTTGTCAGGGACTGGCACATCGGAGGCCGTTGAATGGCATTGGCATTTGAGCCACTGACCGCGCGCTTCAGAATGTCTGCGCATACAAGCGTCTTGCAGGATCGCAGGCTACCAAGGGaatggacgagctggaaagGGTTTGAGATGACACTATGCGTTTTGCAGCGACCAAGCTGTTACACGCATCCTCTACCTGGCCGCAAGCCGACCCAGCTGTTCAGCGTTGCCTCGAAACTGCCCAGAACCTGAACGGTCTTAGATCAAAGACGATTGACTGTGTCCTTTCTGCGACGCTGTTAGGTGAGACTCTATAGCGGTACTGAGTCCAAGTGCGTTTCCGAGAACTAGCCAGAGAAGAGCAGTGGAAGCAGCTGAAACACAATGTGTCGTTGCGCTAATCAACGACACTCGCTCGCTGTCAACAAGGCGACGTGGCCAAGGACACTTGATTTGACAGAATTCGGGTTTGTGGCCACAAAAAAGATCTCTTCTTGTAATCACAAATCCCGTGGCGCAATGAAAGTGCGCGCAAGAAGTGTCGGCACAGAGTCGCTCCACTTCGTATCTTAGCAGCAACTACACGCACGCACAGCTGACGTTCGCTCTCGACTAGTACCTCAGCTCCCAATGTGATGCGAACCGGAGGAGAGGGAAAGGACATCAAGGTAAGGGCATCGCAGCGAGGGTGTttgactgactgactgatTGCTGACAAGTTCCTCTAGGCATCTGTCACACGTTGCAATTCTTCTCTGAGCGGTCAACAACGAAGacacagtcatgagtcatgagtgctGTAGTACGAGACACACACTCCCCGTCTGCAcctttgctcgtcgattGCTCATGAATCTTGTCCTCACTATCATTATAGAGTGGATGATTATATGCTCGTTGCAGAAGCGAGTTGGAGAAACGGGCTGGTGTCAATCATTATCAAGACAGGGATTTTTCTACATGCGCATTCATGCCCGCACATGACGGCTGCAGAGATTTAAGCAGGCAATAGAGCTAGAGCCCGGCTTCTACAGGCATTGTTGGCCCACGGTGGATGTATGCGCCACAGCAAATACATTGCAGATCGACCAACAGATAATCTTAATGACATTCAGAAGAGGACCAATTTCGCTGGTGCCTTGGACCTTTTCAACGAAGCCATCACTGCATCGAGCGCCAACAGCTTGATCAGCtcgtctcgtgtctcgaAGCTGTCAAAGACGTTGCGCTGCTTCGCATCTACCCACGTCTGGTCAATCACGATAGCCTGAAGCGAGTCAAGCTGTAAACTGCCCGACGCAATTAGCGCTGCAACTCGCTGCGGTGTCCCAGCAGCAAGCGGGGTAGTGTGTTCGCGCAGCCACGCCTCGtgctccttgagcttgaaGTGGCGTGCGAATAGCTTAGCAACAGAGAATCCACCCAAAAGCTCCTTGGTGTTGCTATCTTTGATGACGGCTTTTCCCTCCTTCTGGCTTGCTGGAGCCTTATTGTCCTTGTCGAATTTGCGTCGTTTTGCGGATGCCGCAGATCGATGTTCGGCGTTAGAAGCTTCTGCCGAATTCGGTAGCTGCGGTCCAACAGAACGCAGGCTTCGTGCAAGATCAGCAGCGCGCTGTGCATTTCCCGTCAGCATGATGAGTGCTGGACGTCCCGGTGAGCTGACGGAGGGGTGTTTGGCATCGTTGACGCTTCTGGCGGTGGTCGGCAGGCATAAACGCACAAAGTCGGCAAGAGTCTCGAGCGTTCGTGGACGATCAAAAGGGGTGGTATCAAGCAGCATTGCCTCTCGTAAGCGTAGCTCTTCCAGTTCGAGCTCGCTCAACTTGGCGAACGAGGCACTCTGTTTGGTTGCCAGGTAGTCGGCCTGCATGTCCGGCGGCTTTGTTGCCACGGATCCTATGCCTTGCGCGAACTCGGCGGATACAGCCGCTCTCTGAAAGTATAGGAATCGACAATCGTCAGCATGTGTACTTGAACGCATCTGAAGACTAAGGGTTGGGGCTGTACAAGCCAAGTGATGGACATACCTTTTGCTTTCGAGCCTTTTCTTTCTCcttgcgtttgcgtttCTTGTCCTCCTTTCGTGCAGCTTCGTCCTTGCTTTCCTGTGAAGTTTGCTTAGGCGTTGTTGTATGACTTGCTGATGCTTCATTCAGATGTTCAGGCTCGCCTTGTATACTGACGGCTCCATCGTCGGAACCAGTGACGGATCCCGCGTCGCTCTCATCGAGGACATAGTTCTGCTCTAGTGTGTCGACCATCTTTTGAGATAAGGACGAGTGTTCACGTCCAGAGCGATTCCAAGGCTCTCTTGTACGTGTATGTTCCGAGTCCGAAAGGGCTGAAGAGGGAGGGTACCAAGATTGCCGCGCTCCAAAATGAAGCGCTATATGCTGTTGACATTTGGCATAGTGGAGGAATTCGAGCAGGAAGAATCTATGGATCGGAAAATTTTGGGACAGATCTCGGAACTCGGCATGAGAGGCTTGATAATGTGCAGTTCTTGTCACGTTCGCAAGCTGGACCCTtaccatcaccatctcACCGTTATCTGGAACCGCAAGGCTCTGATATCTCGACTTCGACGTTGACTAGTGATCAGACCACTGTGAACGCCCAATTCACTCGCTCTGCATCGTATCGACGTGCATCTGCCCTTCGCACTTAGGTTTCTTGGATACGGCCGGAGTGTCAATGCAGCTTTCTCCTAATCCTTTTACGTTACTACGATCAAACTCGCTCCAATCGGATCTTGCAGCAAAAAGTCGGCATCAGAATCATTCATAAAGAGTTCAGACTCGACATTATGATGTACATTGAGGATCCGGCAGAGATCGCTGCCATTGCGACCGAGTTCATCTCGAACTTGGACAACTTACCACAAGAGGTGAGCCATATGGTCAAGGAGATCGAACACAAGGATGCACAGATCCAAGAGCTACTCTCCAAGGTTACAGCAAGGGAAGCGCAACTGAAAGAAATACTGCAGAAGGGAGGGAGCGGCTTATCTAATCCGGCAGGCAGCCTTCCGGAAGCAGATCGGATCAAGGCGGAAAAGCTGACCGACAAGATTCGAAGTGACTATGGACGCGCGGATGAGTGGAGCTCACAGAAGGAAGCGTTGAGCCTGCGACTGTGGCGTGCGATCCATGCGCACCAGAAACATCTCAAAGAAGAGATGAACAAGATCAGTCCAGCAGTACTCAGCAACTACgcgtcgacagcatcaaTCGGAACACCGGTGGTGCCGTCGCTGTCCGCGTTGCCGGCAGCGTTAGCGGGCTTGAAGAGTCCTGCGGTGGAGATGGAGTCGCCACTAGCAGGTCTGAAGCGCAAGGGCAGCTTGCTGTCACCAGGTGTTGGTACCTTGATCCCAGGCACACCGATgagtgcagctgctcggGCGAGAGCCGGCGGACGCACGACACCTCTTGACTCGGGCTCACCAGCGCCGCCCGAGCGAGGACTGGGAGGCGCAATACGAGGAGGCGGCGCCTCTCGCAAGGCACGCGGAGGATCGCTCTCTGCTAGTGGACCGGGACGATCAGGGCTTTCGCAGAGTACGGAGCTAGGAGGACTTGGTGGACTGGAGGGGTTCGAGGGCGAAGGaggcgagggcgaggaAGGCGAAGAGAAGGACGACACGCCGTACTGTTTTTGTCAGCGTGTGTCGTTCGGCGAAATGATCGGATGCGATAATGCGGAAAACGACCCAGACTGCAAGGAATGGTTCCATATCGGCTGCGTAGGTGTTACCAAGCCACTGCCGCAAAAATGGTATTGTTCGGAATGTctggccaagctcaagaacAAGCGTCGACGCCAGTGATTCGATCAACATTGATCTCTGGGCTCGTCGATCGGTTGGCTGGCTGACTCTTTTCGCGCATCTTGTGTACACTACTTTGCATAATGATACCCCTGTGATATGAAAGATGTTTGGAatgccattcgtgattgtaacTAACTCACAACGGCTCTCGTGgcagcaagccaagaaaATGAATTGCAAAAGCCACTGTCCGATCTGCGCCAGAGTCGGAATGAATTTGAGCCTTGCGGCACGAGGAGTGCGGCCTTTGAAATAACCGCGAACCATACGCCGAGACAGAGGAGGCGACGAGAGGAGCTTGACTTTTCTCATGCAATCAAAATGAACTAACTGTatttgctgctcgactgACGACTGATTGGCCCGATCCAGCCCTAGAAACGCTAGCGAGCGGCCATACTGTGTACTGTACacaccattcacgacttGCGGCCAAGGAAAAGTCGGAAATGCACGAAGAGGATGGCTTGCTCTCGACTTTTCACAGCGAATTAAATATTACTAtatgaatcgtgaatacaatcacgaatcgtgcatcaCGAATTTGTTTGGtctaatcgtgaatcacagaacGAATTGAAAACAAAAGTTCGAGGCATACGTGCACGAGATGAAGTctgaagcagaagcagctttTCGCGCGACAGCTTCcttcacgaatcacgaaaatgGTACAGTAATTGTGTGTGACTCGTCGTGCTGGCTGATCAtatgaatcgtgaataagtTGGCAATTTAGATGGGAACAGAGGCACAGCGATTCCAAATACTCTTGACTAAATTAAGTTATCTAACTGTATGTGCGGCTGCGTCAGATCTTTGAATGTTCGAAACTTGaaaccaatcgtgaatttcgGGTCTGGGTCTTgaaagagagagggagGAGACGAACAAATGCCGTTGTGCTGCGGGCAACTCGAAAAATCTCTTAAGCGAGCATCGATTTTCATTGGAAGCAACATTCACTCACACTGACAGAGAGATTCATCATCACAAGTCTCTTTGGGGGGTCAGACAATTTTGCCTGTCGatttttgattttttttttggtggGTTCTCCCGTCTTCGCGGCTGGTCTGTGGGCAACTTGGTGCGTAGGCTGGCGCTCCCACCatcttccttcttctcttcttccttcttcctcctcctctcctcCTTCCTTCCTCTCTTAGCGAGCACAACACACAACGCAAGACAGGAAGGAGGTCGAAACGAGGTTCAAGAACTCGATTCTGATCTGCCAATCCAAATCGCACCCTTGACGCCTTCTCCTTCCTTGATTTGTGTTCATCgtccatcatcatcgtttCTTCCAACGTCGCTTTTGCGTTCGTTTTCCACCAAGAAGTCTTGTTTCATCGTTTGCAACGAATCTTCTCATACCCCGCATATCCCTAACGGTCCCCGCGCCCCCTTGCGGAGATCTTCATCCCAAAAGTAACCTCTATCTGTGCGGCTTTGTTGCTGTTCGAGGTTTATCACCCTCTTTCCAGTCCTCTTTCGTAGTCTTTCTTCTTCCGACCTCCTGTCGTATTCCAGGGGAATCGCATCGTCCTTTCACCTCTTTGTCTAAACGCATCCTCTTCCCTTTTCTTTAGACTTTCAACATGGCCACCCCTTCGCTGGGCGCAGGCCCGATGGCCTCGGCCGCCAATGGCCACACCGCTCTTTTCCCTCCCGCTACTAGCCCTCCCCTGGGTCAGGAGGACAGCACCGAGATGGTTCTCGAACTCGCCGATGGCACCGCTTACCGAGGAATTAGCTTCGGTGCCGAAGGCAAGTCCGTCTCAGGTGAATGTGTCTTCCAGACTGGTAAGTCGTGTCTCGCTCCTGCCTTTGATCTTCCCTCTGTCGATCAACGGAGTACGACAGCCCATCTAACGCGCTCTCTGCATTGCCTCCCACCTCACCAATTACAGGTATGGTTGGCTATGTCGAGTCGATCACCGACCCTTCCTACGAGGGCCagatcctcgtcctcacTTTCCCCCTCGCCGGCAACTATGGTGTGCCTAGCCGAGAGGAGGCTACGCAGAGCATCCAGAAACTGCTTGCCTCTCCCTTCGAGTCGAGCCGCATTCACGTGGCCGGTCTCGTCGTGTCGTactacagtcacgagttcaGCCACTACCTCGCACAGACCGGTCTCTCGGAATGGCTCAAGGAGAGCGGCGTCCCCGCCATCTACGGCATTGACACCCGAGCCTTGACCAAGAAAATCCGAAACCAGGGAAGCATGCTCGGCAAGTTGCTCATGCCCCAGCCTGGCGCCTCCAttgccgatgctgctgctgctggtgacTGGCGCATGGCGGTCGTCGACCTCCCCTTCGCCGACCCCAACGCCCAGAACCTGGTCGCTCGTGTTTCGTGCAAGAAGCCCCAGCTCTACACCCCTGCCAACACCGCTTCCGGCGAGTCGCTCGGCAAGTTCGAGGCTCCTCTCCTCCACCCCTCTGGTCGTCCCATCCGCATCCTGGCCCTCGATGTCGGCATGAAGTATAACCAGATTCGATGCTTCACCTCGCGTGgtgtcgagctcaaggtGGTCCCTTGGGACTACGACTTTCTCGCCGAGTCCGAGGCCTTCGACGGTCTCTTCATCTCCAACGGTCCCGGTGACCCTGTCTCATGCGGTCCGACCATTGCCCGCATCGCCGAGCttctcaagctcaaggGTGCCAACAAGATCCCCGTCTTTGGTATCTGTCNNNNNNNNNNNNNNNNNNNNNNNNNNNNNNNNNNNNNNNNNNNNNNNNNNNNNNNNNNNNNNNNNNNNNNNNNNNNNNNNNNNNNNNNNNNNNNNNNNNNATTCCCCTGTACCGACCAGATCAGTGGCCGCTGCTACATACCCTTTCAGAATCACGGTTACGCCGTCAACGCAGACACCCTCCCCGCCGGCTGGAAGCCTCTCTtctccaacgccaacgaTGACACCAATGAGGGCATCTACTGCACCGAGGGACCCTTCTTCAGTGTCCAGTTCCACCCAGAGAGCACCCCTGGTCCTCGTGACACCGAGTTCCTCTTTGACGTCTTCATTCGCAGTGTCGTCGATTGCGCTGCCGTCAAGGCCGCTCCGGGTGCCACCCCTGCCACCATCTTGCCTCCCGTCGGATTCACCGGTGGTCTTCTCGCCGacaatgctgctgccactccCCGTGTTCGCGTGCGCAAGgtgctcgtcctcggatCCGGTGGTCTTAGCATTGGTCAGGCCGGTGAGTTTGACTACTCGGGCTCGCAGGccatcaaggcgctcaaaGAGGAAGGCATCTACACGGTTCTCATCAATCCCAACATCGCCACCATCCAGACCTCGTCGGGTCTCGCCGATAAGGTATACTTCCTGCCCGTCACCCCCGAGTTTGTGCTCAAGGTCATTGAGCATGAGCGTCCTGATGGTATCTACTGCACCTTTGGTGGTCAGACGGCGCTCAATGTCGGTATCAAGATCAAGGACCACCTGCCCAAACTCGGTGTTCGCGTTCTCGGTACTCCCATCGAGACCATCATCACTACCGAGGATCGCGACCTCTTCGCCAGAGCCATGGAGGAGATCGGCGAGAAGTGCGCTCCCTCGGCCGCCGCTAACAACTGGGACGAGGCTCTTGAAGCTGCTCAGTCCATCGGCTTCCCCGTCATTGTGCGTGCTGCTTTCGCTCTTGGCGGTCTCGGCTCAGGTTTCGCCAACAACGTTGACGAGCTCCGCAAGCTCTGCGCCGCTGCCTTTGCCAACTCGCCTCAGGTCCTCGTCGAAAAGTCGATGAAAGGTTGGAAGGAAGTCGAGTACGAAGTagttcgtgattgccgcAACAACTGCATCACCGTCTGTAACATGGAAAACTTTGACCCTCTTGGTGTCCACACGGGTGACTCGATCGTCATTGCTCCCTCGCAGACGCTCAGCGATGACGACTACAACATGCTCCGAACCACCGCCGTCAATGTGATCCGTCACCTCGGCGTCGTTGGAGAGTGCAACATCCAATACGCTCTCAACCCGCACAAGCGCGAGTACTGCATCATCGAGGTTAACGCCCGTCTCTCACGATCGTCGGCGCTCGCTTCCAAGGCCACCGGTTACCCCCTCGCCTTcattgctgccaagctcggtCTCAACATCCCCCTCAACGAGATTCGCAACAGCGTGACGCGCGAGACGAGTGCCTGCTTTGAGCCCTCGCTCGACTACGTCGTCACCAAATTCCCTCGTTGGGACTTGCGCAAGTTTGTGCGTGtcagcagcaagcttggctCGTCCATGAAGAGTGTCGGTGAAGTTATGAGCATTGGTCGAACCTTTGAAGAGTCGATCCAGAAGGCGATTCGATCCGTCGACTACGCGCACGACGGTTTCAGCCAGAACGACattgtcgacgacgaggacatTGATGAGGAGCTCGCCAATCCCACCGACAGGCGCATGTTTGCCATCGCTAACGCCATGGCAAAGGGCTACTCGGTCGACAAGATTCACCAATTGAGCAACATCGACCGATGGTTCCTTAGCAAGCTTATGCGCATCATGAACGCCAGCAAGGTGTTTGCCACCCACAACGCTGCCGACTTCCCACCTGCTATGCTTCGCcaggccaagcagctcggtTTCTCGGAtaagcagctcgccaaggcGCTCAACTCGACTGAGCTTGCCGTTCGCAAGATGCGTCAGGAGCATGCCATTATGCCCTTCgtcaagcagatcgacacGGTCGCCGCCGAGTTCCCCGCTTACACCAACTACCTATACACAACCTACAACGCTGTCGAGCATGACATCAGCTTCGGTGACAAGGGTGTTATGGTGCTTGGTTCTGGTGTCTATCGTATCGGTTCCTCGGTCGAATTCGACTGGTGTGCTGTTCGTGCCATCCGAACCCTCCGACAGCGCGGTTTCAAGACGATCATGGTCAACTACAACCCCGAGACTGTCTCGACTGACTACGACGAGGCAGATCGCCTCTACTTTGAAAACATCTCACTCGAGACCGTGCTCGACATTTACGATACGGAGCAGTCGGCTGGTGTTATCATGTCGATGGGTGGTCAGACGCCCAACAACATTGCGCTGCCGCTCTACCGCCAGAACGTCAAAGTGCTCGGTACTTCGCCCGAGATGATTGACATGGCCGAGAACCGATACAAGTTTTCGCGTatgctcgacaagatcggcgTCGACCAACCCATGTGGAAGGAGCTGACCAGCTTCGAGGAGGCCCAGTCGGCCTGTGCCCGCTTCGGCTACCCCGTGTTGGTACGTCCCTCGTACGTTCTCAGTGGTGCCGCCATGAACGTCGTTTATTCGCCTGAGGACCTCAACAGCTACTTGTCCCAGGCCTCGGCTATCAACCGCGAGCATcccgtcgtcatcaccaaGTATCTCGAGGGCGCCAaggagatcgagatggatgcCGTCGCCAAGGATGGCCGACTGATGATGCACTACATTTCCGAACACGTCGAGAATGCTGGTGTTCACTCTGGTGACGCCACGCTCATCTTGCCTCCGCAGGACTTGGACCCCGAGACGGTCCGCCGCATTGAGGTTGCCACTGCCAAGATCGCTGCTTCGCTCCACATCACCGGTCCTATGAACATCCAGTTCATCGCCAAGAACAATGACATCAAGGTCATCGAGTGTAACGttcgtgcttcacgatCGTTCCCCTTCGTCAGTAAGGTCACaggcgtcgacgccatccAGATGGCTACCGACCTGATGCTGGACCTTCCCGTCGAGGCTTACCCCAAGGTTGATCTGCCGCGCAACTACGTCGGTGTCAAGGTGCCCCAATTCAGTTTCAGCCGTCTCGCTGGCGCTGACCCAATTCTCGGTGTCGAGATGGCTTCAACCGGTGAAGTGGCCTGTTTCGGTCGCGACAAGTACGAAGCCTACCTCAAGGCCATGATCGCTTCGGGCATCCGCCTCCCTACCAAGAATGTCTTGCTCAGCATTGGTTCGTACAGCGAAAAGCaggagctgctgcctgcTGTCCGTAcgctccaccagctcggGTTTACGCTCTACGGTTCGTCGGGTTCGGCTGACTTCTACTCGGAGCAGGGTATCCCCGTCGTCCACCTCGAGGCACTGCCCGAAGACGATGAGTCCAAGTTCGAGGACACGGCCAAGGCATCCTACTCGCTGCTTACCCACCTTACCCAGGGCCTTTCGTCGCTCTTCATCTCCCTGCCAAGCAAGAACAAATACCGTCGTCCTGTGTCGTTCACCTCGATGGGTTaccgagctcgtcggctgGCGATCGACCGATCCATCCCGCTCATCACCAATGTCAAGAATGCCAAGCTCTTTGTCGAGGCGCTTGCCCGCCACCGCAAGGCAAACTCGAACTTCGACATTTCGCCTGTCGACTTCAAGACGAGCCATACTGCTTTTACCCTGCCCGGTCTCATTAACGTCAACGCGTTTGTACCCAGCATCGCTGATGGCAAGGTGAGCGCAGACGAACTTGCCGCCGTCACCCGTGCTTCGATCGCTGGTGGTTTCACCACGGTCCAGGTGATGCCTGCCGGTGTTTCATCGAGTATTATCGACGCTGCTTCGCTCGCCAATGCCGAGAGCAAGATTGCCGGCGGCGCCCACTGCGATGTTTCGCTCGGCGTTTCTGCCACTGCTGACAACCACGAGTCGATTGATCAGCTCGCTGACAGTGcacgctcgctgctcgtctcaTTCAACGGTCTCGGTTCGAACGTCAGCAAGGCAGCTGCTATCGCTTCGCACTTTGCTTCGTGGCCAGCGGAACGTCCCATTGTAACTGACGCCCGCAATACCGATCTCGCCTCGGTGCTCTTGCTGGCCAGCCTCAACAACCGCTCGATCCATGTCACCAACGTGCTTTCGCGCGACGACATCCACCTCATTGCGCTagccaaggccaagggTCTGCAGGTGACGTGCGACGTTGCGGTCTACGCGCTCTTCTTTACCACCGAGATGTATCCTCAGGCCACCTGTCTGCCCTCGGCGGATGACCAGAAGGCGCTGTGGGAGAAACTCGACGATATTGACATGTTCTCGATCGGCAGTACCCCCTATCAGCTTGCCAAGGAAATTGGCGAGGTGGCTGCGCCTCAGTCGGGTATCGAGGAGACGctcttgttgctgctcgatgcagtCAACGAGCACCGACTCACGCTAGACGACATTCTTCTGAGGCTGTACACCAAGCCCATGGAGATCTTTGGTGTTCAGGCACAGGCAAACACAcaggtcgagatcgagattGACCGGCCTACCGCATTTGTGCGCCGCGATTACTGGTCTCCTCTCGAGTCGCGCGCCACGGTGGGCTCGATCAACCGTGTGACGTTCAAGGGCAAGACCGTGTTTGTCGACGGTGAGGTGCTTTCGGACTCGACACTGGGCAGCAacgtcagcagcatcgctAAGGTcgccaagcaagccaagtcGACCGGCCGACGTGTGTCGTTCTCTGCCGTTACCGCCGCTACTGGCTCTAGTGTGGTTTCAGCTCAGGATGCTCCCATGTCGCCTCCTCCACTGTCGCTGGGTCTCAAGTCGCCTGTGCTTGGCTCTTCCGAGCCAGCTCACCCtcgcagcggcagcggcagcggcagcttgATGGCTGCCTTCGCTAACGATTCGACGGCCCTCACGATTGCTCCCCCGGCGCCTTCGATTGGCTCGGTGCTGTACCACCCCACGTTTGCGCGACGACATATTCTCTCTGTCAAGAACTTCTCGCGTGATGACCTGCACGCTCTTTTCTCGGTGGCTACCGAGATGCGCGTCATGGTGGAGCGACAGGGCTC from Mycosarcoma maydis chromosome 9, whole genome shotgun sequence harbors:
- a CDS encoding uncharacterized protein (related to YNG2 - component of NuA4 histone acetyltransferase complex); the protein is MYIEDPAEIAAIATEFISNLDNLPQEVSHMVKEIEHKDAQIQELLSKVTAREAQLKEILQKGGSGLSNPAGSLPEADRIKAEKLTDKIRSDYGRADEWSSQKEALSLRLWRAIHAHQKHLKEEMNKISPAVLSNYASTASIGTPVVPSLSALPAALAGLKSPAVEMESPLAGLKRKGSLLSPGVGTLIPGTPMSAAARARAGGRTTPLDSGSPAPPERGLGGAIRGGGASRKARGGSLSASGPGRSGLSQSTELGGLGGLEGFEGEGGEGEEGEEKDDTPYCFCQRVSFGEMIGCDNAENDPDCKEWFHIGCVGVTKPLPQKWYCSECLAKLKNKRRRQ
- a CDS encoding putative bifunctional carbamoylphosphate synthetase/aspartate transcarbamylase, giving the protein MATPSLGAGPMASAANGHTALFPPATSPPLGQEDSTEMVLELADGTAYRGISFGAEGKSVSGECVFQTGMVGYVESITDPSYEGQILVLTFPLAGNYGVPSREEATQSIQKLLASPFESSRIHVAGLVVSYYSHEFSHYLAQTGLSEWLKESGVPAIYGIDTRALTKKIRNQGSMLGKLLMPQPGASIADAAAAGDWRMAVVDLPFADPNAQNLVARVSCKKPQLYTPANTASGESLGKFEAPLLHPSGRPIRILALDVGMKYNQIRCFTSRGVELKVVPWDYDFLAESEAFDGLFISNGPGDPVSCGPTIARIAELLKLKGANKIPVFGICFPCTDQISGRCYIPFQNHGYAVNADTLPAGWKPLFSNANDDTNEGIYCTEGPFFSVQFHPESTPGPRDTEFLFDVFIRSVVDCAAVKAAPGATPATILPPVGFTGGLLADNAAATPRVRVRKVLVLGSGGLSIGQAGEFDYSGSQAIKALKEEGIYTVLINPNIATIQTSSGLADKVYFLPVTPEFVLKVIEHERPDGIYCTFGGQTALNVGIKIKDHLPKLGVRVLGTPIETIITTEDRDLFARAMEEIGEKCAPSAAANNWDEALEAAQSIGFPVIVRAAFALGGLGSGFANNVDELRKLCAAAFANSPQVLVEKSMKGWKEVEYEVVRDCRNNCITVCNMENFDPLGVHTGDSIVIAPSQTLSDDDYNMLRTTAVNVIRHLGVVGECNIQYALNPHKREYCIIEVNARLSRSSALASKATGYPLAFIAAKLGLNIPLNEIRNSVTRETSACFEPSLDYVVTKFPRWDLRKFVRVSSKLGSSMKSVGEVMSIGRTFEESIQKAIRSVDYAHDGFSQNDIVDDEDIDEELANPTDRRMFAIANAMAKGYSVDKIHQLSNIDRWFLSKLMRIMNASKVFATHNAADFPPAMLRQAKQLGFSDKQLAKALNSTELAVRKMRQEHAIMPFVKQIDTVAAEFPAYTNYLYTTYNAVEHDISFGDKGVMVLGSGVYRIGSSVEFDWCAVRAIRTLRQRGFKTIMVNYNPETVSTDYDEADRLYFENISLETVLDIYDTEQSAGVIMSMGGQTPNNIALPLYRQNVKVLGTSPEMIDMAENRYKFSRMLDKIGVDQPMWKELTSFEEAQSACARFGYPVLVRPSYVLSGAAMNVVYSPEDLNSYLSQASAINREHPVVITKYLEGAKEIEMDAVAKDGRLMMHYISEHVENAGVHSGDATLILPPQDLDPETVRRIEVATAKIAASLHITGPMNIQFIAKNNDIKVIECNVRASRSFPFVSKVTGVDAIQMATDLMLDLPVEAYPKVDLPRNYVGVKVPQFSFSRLAGADPILGVEMASTGEVACFGRDKYEAYLKAMIASGIRLPTKNVLLSIGSYSEKQELLPAVRTLHQLGFTLYGSSGSADFYSEQGIPVVHLEALPEDDESKFEDTAKASYSLLTHLTQGLSSLFISLPSKNKYRRPVSFTSMGYRARRLAIDRSIPLITNVKNAKLFVEALARHRKANSNFDISPVDFKTSHTAFTLPGLINVNAFVPSIADGKVSADELAAVTRASIAGGFTTVQVMPAGVSSSIIDAASLANAESKIAGGAHCDVSLGVSATADNHESIDQLADSARSLLVSFNGLGSNVSKAAAIASHFASWPAERPIVTDARNTDLASVLLLASLNNRSIHVTNVLSRDDIHLIALAKAKGLQVTCDVAVYALFFTTEMYPQATCLPSADDQKALWEKLDDIDMFSIGSTPYQLAKEIGEVAAPQSGIEETLLLLLDAVNEHRLTLDDILLRLYTKPMEIFGVQAQANTQVEIEIDRPTAFVRRDYWSPLESRATVGSINRVTFKGKTVFVDGEVLSDSTLGSNVSSIAKVAKQAKSTGRRVSFSAVTAATGSSVVSAQDAPMSPPPLSLGLKSPVLGSSEPAHPRSGSGSGSLMAAFANDSTALTIAPPAPSIGSVLYHPTFARRHILSVKNFSRDDLHALFSVATEMRVMVERQGSVDLLRGRVLATLFYEESTRTSCSFEAAMLRLGGQVVKVQPDKSSVQKGESIPDTIRTLGCYADAVVMRHPAAGSVHLAAKHSAVPVISGGESSIEHPTQALLDTFAIREEMGTVAGLTITMVGDLKYGRTVHSLVQLLCLYGVTVNYVSPESLKMPEDVKQAVARKGIKQYESSVLTDDILARTDVLYVTRVQKERFPDMASYEAVKDTYIVDNATLSKCKPTTIVLHPLPKNNELADDLEYDPRAAWWRQVKYGLYLRMALLAMVLHHRA